Sequence from the Pedobacter sp. D749 genome:
TGATATATAAACTCTTATATATCGGTTATATGATCATTTTGCCTGTTTATCTGTTGCCTTTCGGCTGGCAGACGGTTTTACTGGCTTTTTTGTTAAATCATTTTATCATTTCGCTATTGTTTGTGGCTGTATTAGGCGTGGCACATTTGTCGGATTATGTAGCTCACCCGGTGCCTGATCAGGATCATAAATTGAATATGAGCTGGCCAAAGCTGCAATTGCTTACCTCAATAGATTATCATGCTGAAAGCAGGTTTTTAAACTGGACACTTGGCGGCTTTAATGCACATGCGGTACACCACCTGCTCCCTAACGTATGCCATGTACACTACCTTGAGATTATTCCAATTTTTAAAGCGCTGGCTAAAAAACACAGGCTTACTTATATGGAAATGTCTTATGGCGAATCGTTGGCCTCTCATTTCAGGTTCTTGAAAATGATGGGTAAAAGTGAACACTTAATCCCGATGCGATATGAAAGATAAACATATTCATGTAGCGGCTGATAGTCAGTTGCTAAAAGCGATATACAAACGCGTTAGCGAAGAAGTGGTAGCTGATCAATCTGTATTTATGCGGATCATCATACTTAAATTCGTGGTGTATTTCTTCCTCACCTTATTGACCTATTTAGCTTTGTACCATATCGCTAACCCGATTGGTTTTGTGGGCTGCTTTGTGATCTATGGTTTTATCTCGCTGCTCTTTGCTTTTAATTTTTCACACGACTTTTCGCACAATACCATCTTTAAAAGCAAGCGACTTAACCACATTTGCTTTGTAGCTATTTATACATTGGTTGGAGCGCATGCTGAGGCCTGGAAACTGCGTCATGTTAATTCTCATCATTATGCGCCAAATGTAGAAGATTATGATTCAGACCTTAAAATATCGAAATTGATCCGCGTGGTTCCAGGCAGCAAATATTATTGGTTTCATGCGTACCAATACCTGTATGCGCCATTAGCTTATACAAGCTATTCGCTGTTCTGGATTTTTATTAAAGATTTTGTGATTCTATTTAGTGACGATGGTTATGGCGCCAAAAAGAACATGAGGTATTACCTGTCGTTTGTGTTCCAAAAATTTATCTATATCAGTTTGTTGCTTGTATTGCCTATGATATTTGCAATCCAGCCCTGGTACGTGGTGCTAACTGGTTTTTTAATGATGCACCTAAGCCAGTCGTTATTCTTGTTGTTTACCTTTTTTATGACTCATCATGTAGAGGAAACACAATATCCGAAAGCTGATGCGCAGGGTTATATTAATGCCTCCTGGTTAATGAACCAGATCAGGAGTTCAAACGACATGCATCCTTTCAGTAAAACGGCAAACTTTATTTTAGGCGGTTTTAATAACCACATTGCCCATCATTTATTTCCCCACTATCATCATGTGTATTATCCGCAGATCAGTAAAATATTGTACGAAATGTTAAACGAAAGTGGCATAACGCCTAATTGCACCAGTTATTTTGGGGGAATAAAATCTCATTTAAAGCTGTTGAAGAGAATGGGGGAGGCAGCGTTTTGAGTGAGTGAAATAATTGAGTTTTAAATGAGAGGATGACTTGTATTGTCTTATTTAATCATTCACTCATTCTGTCATTCAAAATTAGTGAAAAGAAGTGACTGGTACTTTAACTTCTTCGGTTGCACCTTGATTGCTCTTAATCAGCCAGAAGGCAAAAAACGCACCAACCAAAGCCATCGCAGCACCAACATAGGCTGGCGAGGTGTAATCGTAGCCATACACTAACGGAAGTCCGCCAAAGAATGCGCCTAAAGCATTACCAATATTAAAACTCGCCTGACTTGCAGAAGCTGCCAGCATTTCGGAGCCTTTGGCACTCTGGATCATCAACATCTGTATAGGGGCAGCCAACGAGAAAGCGACCGCACCGGTAATAAAAGTCATGATTAAAGCTAATGGCTGACTTGCAGATACGAAGTGCACAATAGTTAAGGTAACCACCATGGTAAGCAGTAATGCTGCAGATGCTTTTGCCGGGGAAAATTTATCAGCCAAACGTCCACCAATGTAATTGCCGAACATCATGCCCAAACCCGCCAGCATTAATATATAAGTTACAGCATTGGACGAAAAGCCTGCAACATCTGTCATTAACGGAGCGATATAACTGTACCAGGTAAATAACCCGCCTGTTCCGATCGAGATCATGAAAATGATGATCCATGCTTCTCTTTTTTTGAAGAAACTTAATTCTGCTTTTAAATCGCGGTTTTTTGTGGCTTCTAAAGCAGGTAACCACAATTTTAAACTTAATAAGGTTACCAAACCTACAAATACCACCACGGCAAAAGATATGCGCCAGGAGAAATTGTGCCCGATAAAGGTGCCCAATGGTACACCTACAATATTAGCAATGGTTAAACCCATAAACATTAATGATACGGCTTGTGCGGCTTTCCCTTTCTCTGCAATTCTGCTGGCCACTACTGATCCGACACCGAAAAAAGCTCCATGAGGTAAACCCGAAAGCAACCTGGCGATAAATAAAGTATTAAAAGTTGGGGCAAAGGCAGAGAAAGCGTTAAAAACGGTAAACATAACCATCAAAGCGATCAAGATCTTTTTTGGTGGATATTTGCCTGCAATCATAATTAATAAAGGTGCACCGATTACTACGCCCAAAGCATAAGCGGAGATTAAATGCCCGGCTTGTGGAATGGTTACTGTTAAACTTTTTGAAATATCAGGCAACAGGCCCATCATTACAAATTCAGTGATCCCAATGCCTAAACCGCCTAAAGTAAGTGGAAGTAAGTTCTTGTTCATAGCGCCCTTAGTGTTAAAATTACACTATGCAAAGGTATGGCTTTTTATGGAAGGAGATTGTAAAAATTAGGACATTTATAGGGGGATGGAAGATGTGGGATGGAAGATGGATGAGCTAAGAGGTGGTAGGATGGTTCATGGTTGATAGACAATAGTTCATTGCTAGATTGTTTTATGGTTGAATTGTTTAGGGCTTATAGTCAGATGGTTCATGATTGATAGGCGATAATTCATTGCTAGATTGGCTTCTGGTTGAATTGTTTAGGGCTTATAGTCAGATGGTTCATGGTTGATAGGCGATAGTTCATTGCTAGATTGCTTCTTTGAATTGTTGAGGGCTTATAGCCAGATGGTTCATGGTTGATCGCGAAATAGTTTATGCGCTTGTCGGTTAGGCCGTTCGCCAATGAACTATTAACCCATAACCCAGCAAGTTTGCCATAACAAATGAACCAATGACCAGTGAACCAATGAACCATCTAGTCTTCCGTTGGTATTGACAAATGAACAAATGGCCAGTGAACCAATGAACCATCACCCATCTTACCTCTTCCATTTTCCATACACAAAAAAAAAGTTGCCCCACCCTGTGGAACAACCTTTTTTGACGTGTGTAAATTTATAACGACCTACTGTAAGTTAAAATCTTGCTGATGGTTTCATCTTTAGGATCTTTAGCCAGTCTATCTAACTTACCTTTTATTTGATCATAAAATAAGTCGATTTCTGCGTCCGATTCAATATCAGTTCTAGGCTGAAACATATTGGGTGTAGGTGAATTTACATTGTTTTGTGATGTAGAGGTTTTTGTCATAAGCAACTAAATGTGATAAGTTTTATAAACTTAACGATTGTTCAGATGCTTTATTTCAAGTCTTCAAAAAAAACTATGTAACTTTTTTACTACCCTTTATAGGTCATCTCTTTTGTTTTAAGCATCTTACGTAAATTGCTAAGGGCATAACGCATACGGCCTAAGGCTGTATTAATGCTGACATCAGTTAAATCTGCGATTTCTTTAAAGCTCAAATCTGCGTAATGCCGCATAAGAAGTACTTCTTTCTGTTCATCAGGTAATAAATGGATCATTGCTTTTAAATCTTTATGGGTTTGATCGCGAAGCATTTTATCTTCTGCGCTCTCATCATAAAACTGTAGCATATTGAATACATCCATTCCATCAGCACTGGTGATGATTGGTGTTCTCTTTTCTTTTCGGAAGTAATCAATAACCAGGTTATGTGCAATGCGCATTACCCAAGGTAAAAACTTGCCTTCTTCATTATATCTCCCCGATCGCAGGGTATTGATTACCTTTATAAAAGCATCCTGAAATATATCCTCTGCCAGATATTGGTCTTTCACCAATAAGTAGATAGAGGTATAAATTTTGCTTTTATGTCTTCTAAGAAGTTCCTGCAATCCATTCTCGTTCCCGGTAATATATACCTTCACCAGGTCCTGATCATTATATGATTGTAAATTCATAGGTTTACCTACACTAAATCCCGTACTATTTGCTAAAAATTAATTAGTAAATGTTTAATTTCTATAGCTGCTCTCCTATGTTTTTTGAAATGTGTTAGTTTGGTTTTGAGGTTGTTAATGTTCAAAGAAAGTTATTTTTTTATCAAAAAACAAAAAATAAAATGTTAAAAAATAAATTAACCGTCTTAGTACCCTATTTTTGTATCTTCTTAAAACCCTAACCACATTCTGGGGTTATACATTTATATTCGTTACCATACATGAGCAAAAAAGAGGCCGAAAAAGATCCGCATAAAAATATTATCATAAAAGGTGCCCGGGTGCACAACCTAAAAAACATTGATGTTGCCATTCCAAAAAATAAACTTGTGGTGGTAACGGGTATGTCTGGTTCGGGGAAATCTTCGCTTGCATTTGATACATTATATGCAGAGGGACAACGCCGATATGTAGAAAGTTTATCGTCTTACGCCCGTCAGTTTATGGGCAGGATGAATAAACCCGATGTTGATTATATTAAAGGTATTGCTCCGGCAATTGCCATCGAACAAAAGGTGATTACTTCCAACCCACGTTCTACCGTTGGTACCTCAACTGAAATTTACGATTACCTGAAACTGCTTTTCTCTCGGATAGGGAAAACCATTTCGCCTGTTTCAGGCAAAGAAGTAAAAAAGGACTCGGTGAGCACGGTGGTAGACTATGTAAATGCGATGCCTGAAGATACAACGGTCACTATTTTTTGTCCGTTATATCCGCATAACAACCGTACAATTAAAGAAGAACTGGCTATTTTATTACAGAAAGGATTCTTACGTGTCCTGATTAATGATAAAATAGAAAAGATAGAAGCTGTTTTAGACGATGCTGATTTTAAAGATGCGGAGCTTACAGATGATAAAACTGTTCAGATCCTGATCGATCGGATTGTAACCAACCAGGAAGAAGAAACATTAAGCAGACTGGCTGATTCGGCTCAAACCGCTTTTTTTGAAGGTAAAGGCGATTGTTATGTAGAAGCCCAGGGTAAAACGAAACATTTTAGCGATCGTTTTGAACTGGATGGAATTAAATTTGAAGAACCTACGCCAAACTTTTTCTCTTTCAACAACCCTTACGGCGCCTGTAAACGTTGCGAAGGTTATGGAAACGTAATCGGGATTGATGAAGATCTGGTTATTCCGGATAAGAGTAAAAGTATTTACGATAATGCCATTGCCCCATGGCGTGGTGAAAAAATGAACGTTTGGTTGCAAAACTTTATTAAAGCTGCCCCGAAATTCGATTTTCCTATTCACCGTTCATATAGCGCGCTTACTGAAAAAGAGCAGCAATTACTTTGGACGGGCAATAAATATTTTGCTGGTTTGGATGCTTTTTTCAAGGAACTGGAAGAGCAGACGTATAAAATCCAGTACCGGGTAATGTTATCCCGCTATCGTGGAAAAACCACTTGCCCTGATTGTAAAGGCTCGCGTTTGCGTAAGGATGCATCATATGTTAAAATTGCTGAAAAATCAATTATCGATGTGGTACTGATGCCGTTATCGAAAGCGCTGGTTTTCTTTAATGGCTTAAAATTAAGTGTGAACGACGCCAAAATTGCCAAACGTTTGCTCGCAGAGATTGATAACCGTTTCCTGTATTTAAATAATGTTGGTTTGGGTTACCTTACCTTAAACCGTTTATCAAATACCCTATCAGGAGGAGAATCGCAAAGGATTAACCTGGCAACTTCATTGGGAAGTAGCTTGGTGGGCTCCATTTACGTTTTGGATGAACCGAGCATTGGTTTGCATCCACGGGATACGAATAAACTGATCGAAGTATTGATTTCGCTCCGTAATGTAGGTAATACGGTTATTGTAGTGGAGCACGAAGAAGAAATGATGCGTGCGGCCGATTACATCATTGATATTGGTCCTGAGGCCGGTACACATGGAGGTAACCTGGTTTTCAGCGGTAATTACGAGGAGATTTTAAAAGATAAAAATAGTTTAACAGGCCGCTACCTGTCTGGCATAGAAAAAATTGCCATTCCGGATAAACGCCGTAAGTGGAAAGATCATATCCTGATTAAAGGAGCAAGAGAAAACAATCTTCAGAATATTGATGTGAAGTTTCCGCTGGGTGTTTTTACTGCAGTAAGTGGAGTTTCCGGATCGGGTAAAACCAGTTTGGTTAAAAAGATTTTGTACCCCGCTTTACAAAAAGCGATCGGGAATTATGCTGGTGAACTAACAGGTGCTTACGATGGCATTTTCGGTAATTACGATCTGGTAAGTGCTGTAGAAATGGTTGATCAGAACCCGATTGGCCGTTCCAGCCGTTCAAATCCAGTTACTTATGTAAAAGCCTGGGATGATATTCGTGCACTTTTTTCAGGCTTGCCAGCTGCAAAGGCTGCCGGACTGAAACCTGCTGCTTTCTCGTTTAACGTAGAAGGTGGCCGTTGCGATGTTTGTCAGGGTGAGGGTGAGGTGAAGATTGAAATGCAGTTCATGGCTGATATTTATCTGCCTTGTGAGGCTTGCAACGGCAAACGCTTTAAACAACAGGTGTTAGATATCACTTATAAAGAGAAAAATGTTTCGGAGATTTTGGACATGACCATAGATGAAGCAGTTGATTTCTTTAAGGATGAACAAAAAATCCTGAATAAATTAAATCCTTTGGTTGATGTAGGTTTAGGTTACGTGCATTTGGGGCAGTCATCAAATACCTTATCTGGCGGTGAAGCGCAGCGGATTAAACTGGCTTCGTTCCTGATTAAGGGCAATAATGCCAATAAAACGGTATTTATTTTTGATGAGCCAACCACTGGTTTGCACTTCCATGATATTAAAAAACTTTTGAAAGCATTAAATACACTAATTGAACAAGGGAATACCATTTTGGTTATCGAACACAATATGGATATGATTAAATGTGCCGACTGGGTAATCGATATTGGTCCTGAAGGAGGTGATGGCGGTGGTAATGTGGTATTTGAAGGGGTGCCTGAAGAACTGGTTAAAGTAGAAAATTCGTATACCGGAAAATATTTAGCATCGCATTTAAATTTAAATCCATAATTTCGGCAATGCTTTTTCTAACGTTTTTCATCGGCATCGCTCTCAATGCCATGGGGTATATTCCCCCGGGCAACATCAATCTTACTGTTGCGCAGCTGGCCATTAACAAGGGTATGCGCCAGGTTTGGTATTTTATTCTATCCTTCTCCTGCGTAGAAGTGTTTTTTACTTTCGGGATGATGCGTTTTGCGAGATGGGCCATGAGCGATATCAATCCAAATGAGGCGGTAAGCGAGGTGCGGCTGAGCACTTTGGTAGATTGCTTTATGATTGTAATGTTTCTGGTAATGGGTACCATTACCTGGAGAAACCGAAAGAAAGTACCTAAAACAAGCAATAAAAAAGAGGATAAACGTAGCGGAAGTGTTTTGTACGGATTAATTCTGGGCGTTTTAAACCCTGTTCAGATTCCATTCTGGTTGTTTTTTGGCAATTACGTAATTTTACATCAATGGATCCAGACCGATTACCTTTCACTGGTAATATTTAGTCTAGGTTCGGGTGTAGGCTCGTCTTTGGCCCTTTATGTATATGCTCATTTTGCAACGTATATTCAGGAAAAATTTGCGCTAAGCAGTTTGATTATCAATAAATCTATAGCGATATTTTTGTTCGCACTGGCAGCCTATCTGGTTGTCAAACAGGTAATCGTTATTCTATAAATCTAATTCAAGGCCTGTGGAAACACAGGCCTTTTGTTTTTGTCTTTTAATGAATTTCATTACGAAACTATATTTTCCGTTCTGTGAGGACACAGACCGGGGAATATTTTGGAGATTTGTCATCCTGAATGCAATGAAGGATCTTTCTCCTTAGTAGCAATAGCAATGAAAAACTGGGGGCAAGGGTTTCAGTAGTTTCAATCATTAATCCAAAGTCTGTGTCCCCACAGACTATTTGTTTTTAGCCTTTTTAATTAATTTGTTCATTACGACACTATTATTTTTCATTCTGTGAGGGCAGATACCAGGGAATATGCATGTATTCTCAAGTCGATTTGGTTTGAATTTTCCATAGTTATTTTTTTTTGCCACGGAAGCACGGAAAGCACGGAATTAATATGATTGGTTTATGGTGATTTATTTTATAAAAATTAATATAAATGGACAGATGGATAAAGAAGGCAGATTGTCTCGAAGTATCGTCATTTCGAGCGGAGTGCAACGTAGTCGAGAAATCTGTTTCGATAGATCTCTCCACTGCGCGTTGCTCCGGAGATGACGACCATTCTATTGGAATCTGTCAATCATAGAGGTTAGAATTTTTCAAATACATAGGAGTATTGATGACGGGTTTTGGCGGTTCGTCATTCCCAACTTGATTAGGAACCACGGAGTGTTCATGAATGCCTTTGAAACAAGGGAAACTTATGAATAATCGTAATGCAAGCGCTTTAAGATTCCCGCCTGCGCCTATCGTGTGGTCACAATTAATTATAACATTCTTCTACCGCTCTATGCCGCGGGGGCATGGTACTTTGGAGCGCCAAAGTACCCAAAGCGCTTTGTCAATCCAGCAATGAGCCTTTTGCACAATCCCATGCGCATCAAAAAACAGCGGCACTTCGTTTTGTGTTTAATATTTTTTTAAAATTAAATCATCTTTTATGAACACAAAACCACTGCGTTTCAGGCTTGTTAGTGCCGATTTATCTTAATTGCAACTGTTTTTTGATTTCCCCGGCTCTTGGGATTGACAGCGTCCTTGGTTAAAATCCGTGCTTTATTAAAGTTGGTTAGCAAAACGCCTAAAAATACTTAAAAAAGATGTGTCCACACGATAGGCCTGCGCGGGAAAGACGACCACTCTTTTAATCTGTCAATGATAGCTCGTCGAAGACTAATCCAAGCTCTTGTGTCTCCATAGTTTCTTTTGTTTTTAGCCATTTTAATCAATTTTTATTGCCAGACTATTGTTTTTTGTTCTGTGGAGACATAGACCGGGGAATAATAATCCAGCCAATTTCTTTACCGGCATTGGCAATGAGTTGGTAGTTGCCAAAAGTACCTAGAAGCTTTACGGTTTGCCCTTCTTTTAAAGTTGTTTTAACCGCTGCTAAACTATCGGGTTTATCGTAAACTTTTTGCTGGAGTAAATTTATTTTAAGCTTTTTTAAAGGCTCAGCAATTTCTACAAGGCTGTTGCTTTGAATAAAACCTTTGCTTCCATCTGGCAGTTCTGCCTTGTAATAATTTCCTGTCGCAGCATTTGCCTGTACAATTGTTCCTTTATTAAGTGTAGCTAAAACAGTTGCTTTACCTTGTGGTGAAGAAAACATTTTAACGGCAGATAGGGTTCTTAAGGTTTTATTTAACTTACTGCTCGAAGCGGTAATGGCAGCTGGGGTTTTGGTTACGGGATCAATAAAAGGAAGTGGATTTACCGCACCGTTAAAGGTATAAATACCAAAATGTAAATGAGTAGGGGTAGTACGGGCATTGCCGGTGTTGCCCATAAGTCCCAAAGTATCGCCAATTTTTACTTCCTGTCCTTCTACCGCGATCTGTTCATCCAAATGGGCATAATATAATGTGTAATCTTTACCTTTCGGGCGCATCCAAACCACTTTTCCACCCAGGTTATTTTCGTTTACCCGTGTTACCGTTCCTTCCGAAATTGCCAGAACTGGCGTTCTGAAATTGCCAAAAATGTCTACACCTTCATGTTTTCTCGCATCATTATCCCTGCCATCTCCCCAATAGCTTTTTATACTGTTGGTGTTTTTTGATTTAATAGGAAAAGCAAGAGATGGGCCGGCGGTAATTTCTAATTCATATGATACATTCTGCAACAGTTCTGGTTGCAGCCTGATCAGATAGGTGCCCGTTTCATCAATATCGAAAACAATCGGATTATTTAAAGTATCTGCAGAGGCAATAAGTTTTTGGCTTTGATCTGTGTTATACCAAACGTCAATATAAATCAAGGCAGCACCCGAAGGTGTTTTATTTAGCTTAATATTCAATTTTTGTCCTTTGGTTGCTCTGAATTTATAAGCAGTCGCCGGAATTTTATCCGCAGCAAAATAACCGTTTTCTTTATAAGGGATATTAATGTTTAATGCTTTTTGTGTACTCGTAGCAGCAGCATTTAACCATGCTGCACCCATTGCCGTTTTATCCAGGCCAACATTCACTAACTTTTTTTGATATTGCTCATGTGGAGTAGCGGCCTTAAACAGATTAACAGATCCTGTTTTACAGGAAAGTAAGCCCGTTGCAAAAGCAATGGAAAAAAGCCACCACAAGGACCGGTAAGTTTTCATTGTGCTAAGCCTTTTTTAAGCGGTTAAAAACCGCTGCCGTTACCAGTCCGCCGATTACGTACCACGCTACCGTTAATATTTTGGTTTTATCCGTTTTAGTGACAGGAGTATCGTCTAATCCAACTTGATCAGGGATGTTTATTGCGCCCAAACCAGCGGTAACACCGGCGATTGCACCTTTCAAATAAATGTTTTTGCTGTCTCCAGCACCAATAGCACTATAATATAAACTGTTGCTTATGATGTCACCTGCCAGGGTGGCCAGATAAAGATTGTTTCCGACAGGAGCTTTAAGGTTTAAACGGTTCATCGATTTGGATAAGGCTTGTTTGCCTAAAAGATCAATCCTGGGTGCATCAGGATCAAGCCGCCTAAAGCTTTCATGCAATATATTCAAGGCTGCAGCACCTGCAAAGCCAGCGAGTAAGGATTTAAGTACTTTCATAATATAATAATCCCTGCAAGCGGTAAATTGTTTTATCGGGTTAACATTATGCCTTGAATAGCTGTTTCCGGTCTTTTTCTGTTATAAAATTGATACACAGATAAGGTTCTGTTAACCTAATGATAACATGAAATTTATGTTTAAGAAGCTTGGTCACCCTAATATTGGGCTTTAATACAAAACATATTTTATCCTTATGTCTAACAGACGGTTTTTTCTGAAAAATAGTCTGGCTGCTGCGGTTGTGGCCAGTATTTCGCCGGTTTTATCCTCATTTGCCGATGAACAACATCCTGTTTCTGCTAAATCTGGTAAAGCACCCAAATTGCGTTTTGCCCTCGCATCCGATGGTCACTATGGCCAGCCGGGTACGGAATATAAACTCCATCATGAAAATATTGTAAAATGGCTGAACGAAGCACACGATAAAAGTCCACTGAACTTTGTGATCATCAATGGCGATCTGGTACATGATCGTCCTGATTTGTTGCCCGAAGTTAAAAAGGATTATTACGATAAACTTAAAGTCCCTTTTTATGCTATCCCGGGTAACCATGATCACGCCGACACCAAAATCTGGAAATCAGTTTTTGGATACGAGGATAATTTTTCTTTTGAAAAAAATGGAGTAGGTTTTGTTCTGGCCAATACTTCTGATACCAAAGGAACTTATTTGTGCCCCAATAACGATTTTTTAAAACAGGAACTAGATAAATTTAAAAACCTGAAAACTGTTTTTGTCGTGCTGCATATCCCGCCTCATTTCTGGGTGCCGGAAAGTCCGTTTGTCGATTGTCCGGACACCAT
This genomic interval carries:
- the uvrA gene encoding excinuclease ABC subunit UvrA: MSKKEAEKDPHKNIIIKGARVHNLKNIDVAIPKNKLVVVTGMSGSGKSSLAFDTLYAEGQRRYVESLSSYARQFMGRMNKPDVDYIKGIAPAIAIEQKVITSNPRSTVGTSTEIYDYLKLLFSRIGKTISPVSGKEVKKDSVSTVVDYVNAMPEDTTVTIFCPLYPHNNRTIKEELAILLQKGFLRVLINDKIEKIEAVLDDADFKDAELTDDKTVQILIDRIVTNQEEETLSRLADSAQTAFFEGKGDCYVEAQGKTKHFSDRFELDGIKFEEPTPNFFSFNNPYGACKRCEGYGNVIGIDEDLVIPDKSKSIYDNAIAPWRGEKMNVWLQNFIKAAPKFDFPIHRSYSALTEKEQQLLWTGNKYFAGLDAFFKELEEQTYKIQYRVMLSRYRGKTTCPDCKGSRLRKDASYVKIAEKSIIDVVLMPLSKALVFFNGLKLSVNDAKIAKRLLAEIDNRFLYLNNVGLGYLTLNRLSNTLSGGESQRINLATSLGSSLVGSIYVLDEPSIGLHPRDTNKLIEVLISLRNVGNTVIVVEHEEEMMRAADYIIDIGPEAGTHGGNLVFSGNYEEILKDKNSLTGRYLSGIEKIAIPDKRRKWKDHILIKGARENNLQNIDVKFPLGVFTAVSGVSGSGKTSLVKKILYPALQKAIGNYAGELTGAYDGIFGNYDLVSAVEMVDQNPIGRSSRSNPVTYVKAWDDIRALFSGLPAAKAAGLKPAAFSFNVEGGRCDVCQGEGEVKIEMQFMADIYLPCEACNGKRFKQQVLDITYKEKNVSEILDMTIDEAVDFFKDEQKILNKLNPLVDVGLGYVHLGQSSNTLSGGEAQRIKLASFLIKGNNANKTVFIFDEPTTGLHFHDIKKLLKALNTLIEQGNTILVIEHNMDMIKCADWVIDIGPEGGDGGGNVVFEGVPEELVKVENSYTGKYLASHLNLNP
- a CDS encoding RNA polymerase sigma factor; translated protein: MNLQSYNDQDLVKVYITGNENGLQELLRRHKSKIYTSIYLLVKDQYLAEDIFQDAFIKVINTLRSGRYNEEGKFLPWVMRIAHNLVIDYFRKEKRTPIITSADGMDVFNMLQFYDESAEDKMLRDQTHKDLKAMIHLLPDEQKEVLLMRHYADLSFKEIADLTDVSINTALGRMRYALSNLRKMLKTKEMTYKG
- a CDS encoding fatty acid desaturase, whose amino-acid sequence is MKDKHIHVAADSQLLKAIYKRVSEEVVADQSVFMRIIILKFVVYFFLTLLTYLALYHIANPIGFVGCFVIYGFISLLFAFNFSHDFSHNTIFKSKRLNHICFVAIYTLVGAHAEAWKLRHVNSHHYAPNVEDYDSDLKISKLIRVVPGSKYYWFHAYQYLYAPLAYTSYSLFWIFIKDFVILFSDDGYGAKKNMRYYLSFVFQKFIYISLLLVLPMIFAIQPWYVVLTGFLMMHLSQSLFLLFTFFMTHHVEETQYPKADAQGYINASWLMNQIRSSNDMHPFSKTANFILGGFNNHIAHHLFPHYHHVYYPQISKILYEMLNESGITPNCTSYFGGIKSHLKLLKRMGEAAF
- a CDS encoding MFS transporter — translated: MNKNLLPLTLGGLGIGITEFVMMGLLPDISKSLTVTIPQAGHLISAYALGVVIGAPLLIMIAGKYPPKKILIALMVMFTVFNAFSAFAPTFNTLFIARLLSGLPHGAFFGVGSVVASRIAEKGKAAQAVSLMFMGLTIANIVGVPLGTFIGHNFSWRISFAVVVFVGLVTLLSLKLWLPALEATKNRDLKAELSFFKKREAWIIIFMISIGTGGLFTWYSYIAPLMTDVAGFSSNAVTYILMLAGLGMMFGNYIGGRLADKFSPAKASAALLLTMVVTLTIVHFVSASQPLALIMTFITGAVAFSLAAPIQMLMIQSAKGSEMLAASASQASFNIGNALGAFFGGLPLVYGYDYTSPAYVGAAMALVGAFFAFWLIKSNQGATEEVKVPVTSFH
- a CDS encoding metallophosphoesterase, yielding MSNRRFFLKNSLAAAVVASISPVLSSFADEQHPVSAKSGKAPKLRFALASDGHYGQPGTEYKLHHENIVKWLNEAHDKSPLNFVIINGDLVHDRPDLLPEVKKDYYDKLKVPFYAIPGNHDHADTKIWKSVFGYEDNFSFEKNGVGFVLANTSDTKGTYLCPNNDFLKQELDKFKNLKTVFVVLHIPPHFWVPESPFVDCPDTIKLLHSYANVKAVFHGHDHSLDAVFYTDKLPHFFDAHIGGNWGTTYKGYRIVEVDENDKIQTYQVNASQSPLLNETKF
- a CDS encoding LysE family transporter, yielding MLFLTFFIGIALNAMGYIPPGNINLTVAQLAINKGMRQVWYFILSFSCVEVFFTFGMMRFARWAMSDINPNEAVSEVRLSTLVDCFMIVMFLVMGTITWRNRKKVPKTSNKKEDKRSGSVLYGLILGVLNPVQIPFWLFFGNYVILHQWIQTDYLSLVIFSLGSGVGSSLALYVYAHFATYIQEKFALSSLIINKSIAIFLFALAAYLVVKQVIVIL
- a CDS encoding M23 family metallopeptidase, whose amino-acid sequence is MKTYRSLWWLFSIAFATGLLSCKTGSVNLFKAATPHEQYQKKLVNVGLDKTAMGAAWLNAAATSTQKALNINIPYKENGYFAADKIPATAYKFRATKGQKLNIKLNKTPSGAALIYIDVWYNTDQSQKLIASADTLNNPIVFDIDETGTYLIRLQPELLQNVSYELEITAGPSLAFPIKSKNTNSIKSYWGDGRDNDARKHEGVDIFGNFRTPVLAISEGTVTRVNENNLGGKVVWMRPKGKDYTLYYAHLDEQIAVEGQEVKIGDTLGLMGNTGNARTTPTHLHFGIYTFNGAVNPLPFIDPVTKTPAAITASSSKLNKTLRTLSAVKMFSSPQGKATVLATLNKGTIVQANAATGNYYKAELPDGSKGFIQSNSLVEIAEPLKKLKINLLQQKVYDKPDSLAAVKTTLKEGQTVKLLGTFGNYQLIANAGKEIGWIIIPRSMSPQNKKQ